One genomic region from Pongo abelii isolate AG06213 chromosome 4, NHGRI_mPonAbe1-v2.0_pri, whole genome shotgun sequence encodes:
- the YIPF5 gene encoding protein YIPF5 produces the protein MSGFENLNTDFYQTSYSIDDQSQQSYDYGGSGGPYSKQYAGYDYSQQGRFVPPDMMQPQQPYTGQIYQPTQAYTPASPQPFYGNNFEDEPPLLEELGINFDHIWQKTLTVLHPLKVADGSIMNETDLAGPMVFCLAFGATLLLAGKIQFGYVYGISAIGCLGMFCLLNLMSMTGVSFGCVASVLGYCLLPMILLSSFAVIFSLQGMVGIILTAGIIGWCSFSASKIFISALAMEGQQLLVAYPCALLYGVFALISVF, from the exons ATGTCAGGCTTTGAAAACTTAAACACGGATTTCTACCAGACAAGTTACAGCATCGATGATCAGTCACAGCAGTCCTATGATTATGGAGGAAGTGGAGGACCCTATAGCAA ACAGTATGCTGGCTATGACTATTCGCAGCAAGGCCGATTTGTCCCTCCAGACATGATGCAGCCACAACAGCCATACACTGGGCAGATTTACCAGCCAACTCAGGCATATACTCCAGCTTCACCTCAGCCTTTCTATGGAAACAACTTTGAGGATGAGCCACCTTTATTAGAAG agTTAGGTATCAATTTTGACCACATCTGGCAAAAAACACTAACAGTATTACATCCGTTAAAAGTAGCAGATGGCAGCATCATGAATGAAACTGATTTGGCAGGTCCAATGGTTTTTTGCCTTGCTTTTGGAGCCACATTGCTATTG GCTGGCAAAATCCAGTTTGGTTATGTATACGGGATCAGTGCAATTGGATGTCTAGGAATGTTTTGTTTATTAAACTTAATGAGTATGACAGGTGTTTCATTTGGTTGTGTGGCAAGTGTCCTTGGATATTGTCTTCTGCCCATGATCCTACTTTCCAGCTTTGCAGTGATATTTTCTTTGCA AGGAATGGTAGGAATCATTCTCACTGCTGGGATTATTGGATGGTGTAGTTTTTCTgcttccaaaatatttatttctgcattAGCCATGGAAGGACAGCAACTTTTAGTAGCATATCCTTGCGCTTTGTTATATGGAGTCTTTGCCCTGATTTCCGTCTTTTGA